The following proteins are encoded in a genomic region of Micromonospora olivasterospora:
- a CDS encoding ABC transporter ATP-binding protein: MGGVRLRGFGWRHAGRRAWAVRGLDLHVEAGERVLLLGPSGAGKSTLLAALAGLLPADSGEQEGTVEVDGVEPRQAREQVGIVFQDPETQLVMARCGDDVAFGLENRGVPAGEIWPRVDEAMRRVGFPYHRDRPTAALSGGEQQRLALAGALALRPRLLLLDEPTANLDPAGAALVRRAITGALDADTTMILVEHRVAEALPLVDRVVVLEPGGGVRADGTPEAVFATHGDALAAEGVWVPGRTMPPRRAAAPAGDLLLAADRVGLPPRLAATDVRVRAGEALAVLGPNGAGKSTLALLLGGLLRPGTGRVAATGELAGRDAGTPPHRWRAPALARRIGSVFQDPEHQFVTGTVFDELALGPRRTGQPEAAVRATVDGLLDRLRLAALARANPYTLSGGEARRLSVATALATAPRLLVCDEPTFGQDRRTWRELVDLLAELREAGHGVVAVTHDTDFVDALADRTVTLDRP; encoded by the coding sequence GTGGGGGGCGTCAGGCTGCGGGGGTTCGGGTGGCGGCACGCCGGGCGGAGGGCCTGGGCGGTGCGCGGGCTCGACCTGCACGTCGAGGCCGGCGAGCGGGTGCTGCTGCTGGGCCCCTCCGGCGCCGGCAAAAGCACGCTGCTCGCCGCGCTCGCCGGGCTGCTGCCGGCGGACTCCGGCGAGCAGGAGGGGACCGTCGAGGTCGACGGGGTGGAGCCCCGGCAGGCTCGTGAGCAGGTCGGGATCGTCTTCCAGGACCCGGAGACCCAGCTCGTGATGGCCCGCTGCGGCGACGACGTCGCGTTCGGGCTGGAGAACCGGGGCGTGCCCGCCGGCGAGATCTGGCCCCGGGTCGACGAGGCAATGCGGCGGGTCGGCTTCCCGTACCACCGGGACCGGCCGACCGCCGCGCTCTCCGGCGGTGAGCAGCAGCGCCTGGCGCTGGCCGGCGCCCTCGCCCTGCGGCCCCGACTGCTGCTGCTCGACGAGCCGACCGCGAACCTCGACCCGGCCGGCGCGGCGCTGGTCCGGCGGGCGATCACCGGCGCCCTGGACGCGGACACCACCATGATCCTCGTCGAGCACCGGGTCGCCGAGGCGCTGCCGCTGGTCGACCGGGTGGTGGTGCTGGAACCGGGCGGCGGGGTCCGCGCCGACGGGACGCCCGAGGCGGTCTTCGCCACGCACGGCGACGCGCTCGCCGCCGAGGGAGTCTGGGTGCCCGGCCGGACCATGCCGCCCCGACGCGCCGCCGCGCCCGCCGGCGACCTGCTGCTCGCCGCCGACCGGGTCGGCCTGCCGCCGCGCCTCGCCGCCACCGATGTTCGGGTACGCGCCGGCGAGGCGCTCGCCGTGCTCGGCCCGAACGGGGCCGGCAAGTCCACCCTGGCGCTGCTGCTCGGCGGCCTGCTGCGGCCCGGTACGGGTCGGGTGGCGGCGACCGGCGAGCTGGCCGGCCGGGACGCGGGCACTCCCCCGCACCGCTGGCGGGCGCCGGCCCTGGCCCGCCGGATCGGCTCGGTGTTCCAGGACCCGGAACACCAGTTCGTCACCGGCACCGTCTTCGACGAGCTGGCCCTCGGCCCGCGCCGCACCGGCCAGCCCGAGGCGGCGGTACGGGCCACCGTGGACGGCCTGCTGGACCGGCTGCGGTTGGCGGCGCTCGCGCGCGCCAACCCGTACACTCTCTCGGGTGGCGAGGCGCGGCGGCTGAGTGTGGCGACGGCCCTGGCCACCGCGCCCCGGCTGCTGGTCTGCGACGAACCCACCTTCGGCCAGGACCGGCGCACCTGGCGGGAGCTGGTCGACCTGCTCGCCGAGCTGCGCGAGGCCGGGCACGGCGTCGTCGCCGTCACCCACGACACCGACTTCGTCGACGCCCTCGCCGACCGCACCGTCACCCTGGACCGGCCATGA
- a CDS encoding energy-coupling factor transporter transmembrane component T family protein, with product MISIEPVAAPGAPLARRNPVAKVAAALVFSFTLLATLDPVAPALALAVELAVLPLFGIRYRVLARRAAPLLASAAGIVVTLVLFAADRSGRVLVEAGPLLVTTGVLGTALGLALRMLAVALPGVIVFATTDPTDLADALVQNAKAPARFAIGALAAFRLVPLLGQEWQMISMARRARGVDAGRNPVAKLRLFVSTAFALLVGAIRRGTRLAVAMDARGFDAGTPRTVARRQRFGAADALLVAGAAILAGAALAVSVALGTFRPLIG from the coding sequence GTGATCAGCATCGAGCCCGTCGCCGCGCCCGGGGCTCCGCTGGCGCGACGGAACCCGGTGGCGAAGGTCGCCGCGGCGCTGGTCTTCTCGTTCACCCTGCTCGCCACCCTGGACCCGGTGGCTCCGGCGCTCGCCCTCGCCGTCGAGCTGGCCGTGCTGCCGCTGTTCGGCATCCGGTACCGGGTGCTCGCCCGGCGGGCCGCGCCGCTGCTGGCCAGCGCCGCCGGAATCGTGGTCACCCTGGTCCTGTTCGCCGCCGACCGCTCGGGCCGGGTGCTGGTCGAGGCGGGGCCGCTGCTGGTCACGACCGGGGTGCTGGGGACCGCGCTCGGGCTGGCGCTGCGGATGCTGGCGGTCGCGCTGCCCGGCGTCATCGTCTTCGCCACCACCGACCCCACCGACCTGGCCGACGCGCTGGTCCAGAACGCGAAGGCCCCGGCCCGGTTCGCGATCGGCGCGCTGGCCGCGTTCCGGCTGGTGCCGCTGCTCGGGCAGGAGTGGCAGATGATCAGCATGGCGCGGCGGGCGCGCGGCGTCGACGCCGGGCGCAACCCCGTGGCGAAGCTGCGGCTGTTCGTCTCCACCGCCTTCGCCCTGCTGGTGGGCGCGATCCGGCGGGGTACCCGGCTGGCCGTGGCGATGGACGCGCGGGGGTTCGACGCCGGCACCCCGCGCACCGTCGCGCGTCGACAGCGCTTCGGCGCCGCCGACGCCCTGCTGGTGGCAGGGGCCGCGATCCTGGCGGGGGCGGCGCTGGCGGTCAGCGTCGCGCTCGGCACGTTCCGCCCGCTGATCGGCTGA
- the gndA gene encoding NADP-dependent phosphogluconate dehydrogenase: protein MAQRPTAQIGVTGLAVMGRNLARNLARNGFTVAVHNRSPERTRSLVAEHGDEGAFVPSESLADFVASLERPRAIVVMVKAGDPTDAVLGELVPLLEPGDIVVDCGNAHFADTRRREEALREHGLHFVGTGVSGGEEGALHGPSIMPGGSAESYRKLGPIFERIAAQVDGVPCCRHIGPDGAGHFVKMVHNGIEYADMQLIAEAYDLLRAGLSAGPAEIAEIFRGWNTGELESFLIEITADVLAHPDAATGRPFVDVVRDEAEQKGTGRWTVQNALDLGIPITGIAEATFARSLSGHAEQRAAARRAFADAGQPWWVENRDTFVEDVRRALLASKIVAYAQGFDHIRAGSREYDWGIDLGGTATIWRGGCIIRARFLDRIREAYDARPDLPTLLLAPWFADRVSDGVPSWRRVVADAARAGVPAPAFASSLAYFDALRAERLPAALIQGLRDNFGAHTYHRVDREGTFHTLWAGDRSEVSA, encoded by the coding sequence ATGGCGCAGCGGCCGACGGCGCAGATCGGCGTGACCGGGCTGGCGGTGATGGGCCGGAACCTGGCCCGCAACCTGGCCCGCAACGGGTTCACGGTGGCGGTGCACAACCGGTCGCCGGAGCGTACCCGCAGCCTCGTCGCGGAGCACGGCGACGAGGGGGCGTTCGTGCCGTCCGAGTCCCTCGCCGACTTCGTCGCCTCGCTGGAGCGGCCCCGCGCGATCGTCGTCATGGTCAAGGCGGGCGACCCCACCGACGCGGTGCTCGGGGAGCTGGTGCCGCTGCTGGAACCGGGCGACATCGTCGTCGACTGCGGCAACGCGCACTTCGCCGACACCCGCCGGCGGGAGGAGGCGCTGCGGGAGCACGGGCTGCACTTCGTGGGCACCGGCGTCTCCGGCGGCGAGGAGGGCGCACTGCACGGGCCGAGCATCATGCCCGGCGGCTCGGCCGAGTCGTACCGGAAGCTCGGCCCGATCTTCGAGCGGATCGCCGCCCAGGTGGACGGCGTCCCGTGCTGCCGGCACATCGGCCCGGACGGCGCCGGGCACTTCGTGAAGATGGTCCACAACGGCATCGAGTACGCCGACATGCAGCTCATCGCCGAGGCGTACGACCTGCTGCGGGCCGGACTGTCGGCGGGCCCGGCGGAGATCGCGGAGATCTTCCGGGGGTGGAACACCGGCGAGCTGGAGTCGTTCCTCATCGAGATCACCGCCGACGTGCTCGCGCACCCCGACGCGGCGACCGGCCGCCCGTTCGTCGACGTCGTGCGCGACGAGGCCGAGCAGAAGGGCACCGGCCGGTGGACGGTGCAGAACGCCCTCGACCTGGGCATCCCGATCACCGGCATCGCCGAGGCGACGTTCGCCCGGTCGCTGTCCGGGCACGCCGAGCAGCGCGCCGCGGCCCGGCGGGCCTTCGCCGACGCCGGGCAGCCGTGGTGGGTGGAGAACCGGGACACCTTCGTCGAGGACGTCCGGCGCGCGCTGCTGGCCAGCAAGATCGTCGCGTACGCGCAGGGCTTCGACCACATCCGCGCCGGCAGCCGGGAGTACGACTGGGGCATCGACCTCGGCGGCACCGCCACGATCTGGCGGGGCGGGTGCATCATCCGGGCCCGCTTCCTGGACCGCATCCGCGAGGCGTACGACGCGCGGCCGGACCTGCCGACGCTGCTATTGGCGCCGTGGTTCGCCGACCGGGTCTCCGACGGGGTGCCGAGCTGGCGGCGGGTGGTGGCGGACGCGGCCCGGGCGGGGGTTCCCGCGCCGGCGTTCGCGTCGTCGCTGGCGTACTTCGACGCGCTGCGCGCCGAGCGGCTGCCCGCCGCGCTGATCCAGGGCCTGCGGGACAACTTCGGGGCGCACACCTACCACCGGGTCGACCGGGAGGGCACGTTCCACACGCTGTGGGCCGGCGACCGCTCCGAGGTGTCGGCGTAG
- a CDS encoding thioredoxin reductase, which yields MRDLRYEMTVALAATDLDGPLRERVVELCAGVAERHCAEAGHVPAVRSGEIGELAGGEPAITWSPTEPQRSPRAG from the coding sequence ATGCGGGATCTCCGGTACGAGATGACGGTGGCCCTGGCCGCGACCGACCTGGACGGTCCGCTGCGCGAGCGGGTGGTGGAGCTGTGCGCCGGCGTCGCCGAGCGGCACTGCGCCGAGGCGGGGCACGTGCCCGCCGTCCGCTCCGGCGAGATCGGCGAGCTGGCCGGCGGCGAACCGGCCATCACCTGGTCCCCGACCGAGCCGCAGCGCAGCCCCCGCGCCGGCTGA
- a CDS encoding isoprenyl transferase, producing MPPTPHPSGARPPALPPAAVPRHVAVVMDGNGRWAKERGLPRTKGHEAGEHSLFDTIEGAIELGIPYLSAYAFSTENWRRSPEEVRFLLGFNRDVIRRRRDQLVDLGVRVVWSGRTGRLWKSVISELQTAEEMSRGNSTLTLQFCVNYGGQAEIADAAAAIARDVAAGRLDPAKVTEKTVAKYLYHPEIPEVDLFLRPSGEQRTSNFLLWQSAYAELVFLDTLWPDFDRRHLWYACELYAQRDRRFGGALPNPVAPSR from the coding sequence GTGCCGCCGACACCGCACCCGTCGGGCGCCCGCCCGCCCGCCCTGCCGCCCGCGGCGGTGCCCCGGCACGTCGCCGTGGTGATGGACGGCAACGGCCGGTGGGCCAAGGAGCGGGGGCTGCCCCGCACCAAGGGCCACGAGGCGGGGGAGCACAGCCTCTTCGACACCATCGAGGGAGCCATCGAGCTGGGCATCCCCTACCTCTCGGCGTACGCGTTCTCGACGGAGAACTGGCGGCGCTCGCCGGAGGAGGTCCGCTTCCTGCTGGGCTTCAACCGGGACGTCATCCGCCGCCGCCGCGACCAGCTCGTCGACCTCGGTGTCCGCGTCGTCTGGTCCGGGCGGACCGGGCGGCTGTGGAAGAGCGTCATCTCCGAGCTCCAGACGGCGGAGGAGATGTCCCGGGGCAACTCGACGCTGACGCTGCAGTTCTGCGTCAACTACGGCGGCCAGGCCGAGATCGCCGACGCCGCCGCCGCGATCGCCCGCGACGTCGCCGCCGGCCGGCTCGACCCGGCGAAGGTCACCGAGAAGACGGTGGCGAAGTACCTCTACCACCCGGAAATCCCCGAGGTGGACCTCTTCCTGCGCCCCTCCGGCGAGCAGCGCACCTCCAACTTCCTGCTCTGGCAGAGCGCGTACGCGGAGCTGGTCTTCCTCGACACCCTCTGGCCGGACTTCGACCGCCGTCACCTCTGGTACGCCTGCGAGCTGTACGCCCAGCGGGACCGCCGGTTCGGCGGCGCGCTGCCCAACCCGGTGGCCCCGTCGAGGTGA
- the recO gene encoding DNA repair protein RecO, with the protein MAGYRRQLYRDDAVVLRVQKLGESDRIITLLTRRHGRIRAVARGVRRTTSRFGARLEPFGHVDLQLAGDPKGNQGSSLHTVSQVEGIDLYGKRFLGDYPRYTAASAVAETAERLTPVEREPSLRLFQLTLGALKSLARGEHATTLVLDAYLLRGMALAGWAPALTACAVCGTPGRHRAFSVPAGGAVCPDCRPPGAAHPAPATIDLMSALTTGDWMLADATEAGVRRECSGLVAAHLQWHLERALRSLPLVDRGAPGAGPVPPPQGAAAGRGTDLNGERPE; encoded by the coding sequence ATGGCCGGGTACCGCCGACAGCTCTACCGCGACGACGCGGTGGTGTTACGCGTGCAGAAGCTCGGCGAGTCCGACCGGATCATCACCCTGCTGACCCGCCGGCACGGCCGGATCCGCGCGGTGGCCCGGGGGGTCCGCCGCACGACCAGCAGGTTCGGCGCCCGGCTGGAGCCGTTCGGCCACGTCGACCTCCAGCTCGCCGGCGACCCGAAGGGCAACCAGGGCAGCTCGCTGCACACCGTCAGCCAGGTCGAGGGCATCGACCTGTACGGCAAGCGGTTCCTCGGCGACTACCCCCGCTACACGGCGGCCAGCGCCGTCGCCGAGACCGCCGAGCGGCTCACCCCGGTGGAGCGGGAGCCCTCGCTGCGGCTGTTCCAGCTCACCCTCGGCGCGCTGAAGTCCCTCGCGCGGGGCGAGCACGCCACCACGCTGGTGCTCGACGCGTACCTGCTGCGCGGCATGGCCCTGGCCGGCTGGGCCCCGGCGCTGACCGCCTGCGCGGTCTGCGGCACGCCCGGCCGGCATCGGGCCTTCTCGGTGCCCGCCGGCGGCGCCGTCTGCCCGGACTGCCGCCCGCCCGGCGCCGCCCACCCCGCCCCGGCCACCATCGACCTGATGTCCGCCCTCACCACCGGCGACTGGATGCTCGCCGACGCCACCGAGGCCGGCGTGCGCCGGGAGTGCAGCGGCCTGGTCGCGGCGCACCTGCAGTGGCACCTGGAGCGCGCGCTACGCTCGCTGCCGCTGGTCGACCGGGGTGCCCCCGGCGCCGGCCCGGTCCCGCCGCCGCAGGGCGCCGCGGCGGGGCGCGGCACCGACCTGAACGGAGAGAGACCCGAGTGA
- a CDS encoding DUF4097 family beta strand repeat-containing protein: protein MALHRALPVGSLAAGIAALMVLSGCDNLSFRRLDFDTTEAATIRRVTLLPGGAGDVTVHGSGSAGEVRIRRVVRYQGDQPPARYEIRGDELVLDSDCGRRCTVSYDLTVPAGVTVRGEGGSGNVNLTRVGTVDVRVGSGDVRVGGATGAVRVETGSGNVDVEDLRGAVILRTGSGDVTGRGIAGQVDAEAGSGNVTVELSAPASARAHASSGDVRLTVPAGRYRVRAGGSGHPELGVTDDPTASMVIDVGAESGNVTVTAR, encoded by the coding sequence ATGGCTCTGCACCGCGCCCTGCCCGTCGGCTCCCTCGCCGCCGGCATCGCCGCCCTGATGGTCCTCTCCGGCTGCGACAACCTGTCGTTCCGCCGGCTCGACTTCGACACCACCGAGGCGGCGACGATCAGGCGGGTGACGCTGCTGCCGGGCGGTGCGGGGGACGTGACGGTCCACGGCAGCGGCTCCGCCGGCGAGGTACGGATCAGGCGGGTCGTGCGGTACCAGGGTGACCAGCCCCCGGCCCGGTACGAGATCCGCGGCGACGAGCTGGTGCTGGACAGCGACTGCGGCCGCCGCTGCACCGTGTCGTACGACCTGACCGTCCCCGCGGGGGTGACGGTGCGCGGCGAGGGCGGCTCGGGGAACGTAAACCTGACCCGGGTCGGGACGGTGGACGTCCGGGTCGGCTCCGGCGATGTCCGGGTCGGCGGCGCCACCGGCGCCGTGCGCGTCGAGACGGGTTCCGGCAACGTGGACGTGGAGGACCTGCGCGGTGCCGTCATCCTGCGAACCGGCTCCGGCGACGTCACGGGCCGGGGCATCGCCGGCCAGGTCGACGCGGAGGCCGGCTCCGGCAACGTCACCGTGGAGCTGTCCGCCCCCGCCTCGGCCCGGGCGCACGCGTCCAGCGGGGACGTGCGGCTCACCGTGCCGGCCGGCCGGTACCGGGTGCGGGCCGGCGGCTCCGGCCACCCGGAGCTGGGCGTCACCGACGACCCGACGGCGTCCATGGTGATCGACGTGGGCGCGGAGAGCGGGAACGTGACCGTCACCGCGCGCTGA
- a CDS encoding acyltransferase family protein, translated as MRNRYLDLLRFLAIVRVVVYHVTGWAALTLIFPAMSVMFALAGSLMAASLDRGGAAAVGRRLRRLLPSLWVLAAVFVPAMLLTGLPLTPKVLLWAFPVADPPANHWGALALSVIWYLRDYLWFVLASPVALWLFRRVPLLTLLAPYALLAAIEFGLLPAAPVPLREFGLYFGAWLLGFAHHDGLLRRLANQVLVPVALVLGAVGGAWIVTHPGPRGYDLNDNHLGNALWSAAFILVVLGRAPATAVWVDRNALFSRAVTVLNRRALTVYLWHMPFVVALTPLVDVVGWSHQDPVGLAIRVALVFALVGVVIALVGWVEDLAARRPPELVPGGRRRTATGGVAPAGVAAAAPVSPAPAERGSVPVSPAPAGPIPAPRAPEELTLKISAR; from the coding sequence ATGCGAAACCGATACCTCGACCTGCTCCGCTTCCTCGCCATCGTCCGAGTCGTCGTCTACCACGTCACCGGGTGGGCGGCGCTGACCCTGATCTTCCCGGCCATGTCGGTGATGTTCGCCCTCGCCGGCTCGCTCATGGCCGCGTCGCTGGACCGGGGCGGGGCGGCGGCGGTGGGCCGTCGCCTGCGCCGGCTGCTGCCGTCGCTGTGGGTGCTGGCCGCGGTGTTCGTCCCGGCCATGCTGCTCACCGGGTTGCCGCTGACGCCGAAGGTGCTGCTCTGGGCGTTTCCGGTCGCCGACCCACCGGCCAACCACTGGGGCGCGCTCGCGCTCAGCGTGATCTGGTACCTGCGCGACTACCTGTGGTTCGTGCTCGCCTCGCCGGTCGCCCTGTGGCTGTTCCGCCGCGTACCCCTGCTCACCCTGCTCGCCCCGTACGCGCTGCTCGCGGCGATCGAGTTCGGCCTGCTGCCCGCCGCGCCGGTGCCGCTGCGCGAGTTCGGCCTCTACTTCGGCGCCTGGCTGCTGGGCTTCGCCCACCACGACGGCCTGCTGCGGCGGCTGGCGAACCAGGTGCTGGTGCCGGTCGCGCTCGTCCTCGGCGCCGTCGGCGGGGCCTGGATCGTCACCCACCCCGGCCCGCGCGGGTACGACCTGAACGACAACCACCTCGGCAACGCGCTCTGGTCGGCCGCGTTCATCCTGGTGGTGCTCGGCCGGGCCCCGGCGACCGCCGTCTGGGTGGACCGCAACGCCCTGTTCAGCCGGGCGGTGACCGTGCTGAACCGGCGGGCGCTCACCGTCTACCTCTGGCACATGCCGTTCGTGGTGGCGCTCACCCCGCTGGTCGACGTGGTCGGCTGGTCCCACCAGGACCCGGTCGGCCTGGCGATCCGGGTCGCGCTGGTCTTCGCCCTGGTCGGGGTGGTCATCGCGCTGGTCGGCTGGGTGGAGGACCTGGCCGCCCGCCGGCCCCCGGAGCTGGTGCCCGGCGGCCGGCGCCGGACGGCGACCGGCGGTGTCGCCCCGGCCGGCGTGGCCGCGGCGGCCCCGGTCAGCCCCGCGCCGGCCGAGCGGGGCTCCGTGCCGGTCAGCCCCGCGCCGGCCGGCCCCATTCCCGCGCCGCGCGCCCCCGAGGAGCTGACGCTCAAGATCAGCGCGCGGTGA
- the era gene encoding GTPase Era: MTARPAGGGRAGGPVDPAERPYRAGFACFVGRPNAGKSTLTNAIVGQKIAITSNKPQTTRHVIRAVLHRPDSQLVLVDTPGLHRPRTLLGERLNDLVRQTWSEVDVVGLCIPADEPVGRGDRFITGELSGLKATVVAVVTKTDLVDRARLAEQLLAVGELGEFADVVPVSAVSGHQVDTLVDVMTGYLPESPQLYPDDMLTDDPEQVLVAELVREAALEGVRDELPHSIAVVVEEMIPEGQITKIYADLYVERPSQKAIMIGHRGSRLKEVGTTARRQIEELLGTRVYLDLHVRVAKDWQRDPKQLRKLGF; this comes from the coding sequence GTGACCGCCCGCCCCGCGGGCGGCGGTCGCGCGGGTGGGCCCGTCGATCCGGCGGAGCGCCCCTACCGGGCCGGGTTCGCCTGCTTCGTGGGCCGGCCGAACGCGGGCAAGTCGACGCTGACCAACGCGATCGTCGGGCAGAAGATCGCGATCACCTCGAACAAGCCGCAGACGACCCGGCACGTCATCCGGGCGGTGCTGCACCGGCCCGACTCGCAGCTCGTCCTCGTCGACACCCCGGGCCTGCACCGCCCCCGTACGCTGCTCGGCGAGCGCCTCAACGACCTCGTCCGGCAGACCTGGAGCGAGGTCGACGTGGTCGGCCTCTGCATCCCGGCGGACGAGCCGGTCGGCCGGGGCGACCGGTTCATCACCGGCGAGCTGTCGGGGCTGAAGGCCACCGTCGTCGCCGTGGTGACCAAGACCGACCTGGTGGACCGGGCGCGGCTGGCCGAGCAGTTGCTCGCGGTCGGCGAGCTGGGCGAGTTCGCCGACGTGGTCCCGGTCAGCGCGGTCTCCGGGCACCAGGTCGACACCCTGGTCGACGTGATGACCGGCTACCTGCCCGAGTCGCCGCAGCTCTATCCGGACGACATGCTCACCGACGACCCCGAGCAGGTGCTGGTCGCCGAGCTGGTCCGCGAGGCGGCGCTGGAGGGCGTCCGCGACGAGCTGCCGCACTCCATCGCGGTGGTGGTGGAGGAGATGATCCCCGAGGGCCAGATCACCAAGATCTACGCCGACCTGTACGTCGAGCGGCCCAGCCAGAAGGCGATCATGATCGGCCACCGGGGCAGCCGGCTCAAGGAGGTCGGCACCACGGCCCGCCGGCAGATCGAGGAGCTGCTCGGCACCCGCGTCTACCTGGACCTGCACGTCCGCGTGGCGAAGGATTGGCAGCGCGACCCGAAGCAGCTGCGCAAGCTGGGCTTCTGA
- a CDS encoding cytidine deaminase, translating into MPESPAPAAARPTPSAPAELSAEDGKLVILARGARGRVGAVEGAAVRDQDGRTYAAASVSLPSLTLTALQLAVASAVAAGATRLEAAVVVTEASTLDGAGHAAVRDLAADAPIHLAAPDGTVLGTVVE; encoded by the coding sequence ATGCCTGAGTCACCCGCCCCCGCGGCCGCCCGCCCCACGCCGTCCGCGCCGGCCGAGCTGAGCGCCGAGGACGGCAAGCTGGTCATCCTGGCCCGCGGCGCCCGGGGCCGGGTGGGCGCCGTGGAAGGAGCGGCGGTACGCGACCAGGACGGCCGCACGTACGCGGCGGCGAGCGTCTCGCTGCCCTCGCTGACCCTGACGGCCCTCCAACTCGCGGTCGCCTCCGCCGTGGCGGCCGGTGCCACCCGACTGGAGGCGGCGGTGGTGGTGACGGAGGCGTCGACGCTGGACGGGGCGGGACACGCCGCCGTCCGCGACCTCGCCGCCGACGCGCCGATCCACCTGGCGGCCCCGGACGGCACGGTGCTGGGCACGGTGGTCGAGTGA
- a CDS encoding hemolysin family protein — MAVDPVPVMPAPLLAAGGGTAGLPDLQLLVFAAGLVVLAGLIAMTEAALAAISPARAAELARDGVRGARTLQAVAGDVVRHLNLLLLLRLLAELTATTLVALVAVDTFGAGWRAALVTAGAMTVISFVVVGVGPRTLGRQHAYAVGRSVAPLVRWLGRALNPLASLLILIGNAVTPGRGFREGPFATQVELRELVDLAEQRGVVEHGERQMIHSVFALGDTIAREVMVPRTEMVWIEGHKTLSQALALFLRSGFSRIPVIGENVDDVLGVLYLKDLIRRTRGGDPAAARLPVAELMRPATFVPESKPVDDLLSEMQAARNHLVIVVDEYGGTGGLVTIEDILEEIVGEITDEYDVERPPVERLEDGSVRVTARLPVETLGELFDVELPADEVETVGGLLAQALGRVPIPGAEAEVARLRLVAEGTTGRRNRIDTVLVSRVEPTDTSDTTPGRGEPAEARSTQNRSEERQHADA, encoded by the coding sequence CTGGCGGTCGACCCGGTCCCGGTGATGCCCGCCCCGCTGTTGGCGGCCGGCGGTGGCACCGCCGGCCTGCCCGACCTGCAACTGCTCGTCTTCGCCGCCGGGCTGGTGGTGCTCGCCGGGCTGATCGCGATGACCGAGGCCGCGCTGGCCGCGATCTCCCCGGCCCGGGCCGCCGAGCTGGCCCGCGACGGCGTCCGGGGCGCGCGTACGCTCCAGGCGGTCGCCGGGGACGTGGTCCGTCACCTCAACCTCCTGCTCCTGCTGCGGCTGCTCGCCGAGCTGACCGCCACCACCCTGGTCGCCCTGGTCGCCGTCGACACGTTCGGCGCGGGCTGGCGGGCGGCGCTGGTCACCGCCGGCGCGATGACCGTGATCAGTTTCGTGGTCGTGGGGGTCGGCCCGCGCACCCTGGGCCGGCAGCACGCGTACGCGGTGGGCCGCTCGGTCGCGCCGCTGGTGCGCTGGCTCGGGCGGGCGCTCAACCCCCTGGCGTCGCTGCTGATCCTGATCGGCAACGCGGTCACCCCGGGACGCGGCTTCCGGGAGGGCCCGTTCGCCACCCAGGTGGAGCTGCGCGAACTGGTCGACCTCGCCGAGCAGCGGGGCGTGGTCGAGCACGGCGAGCGGCAGATGATCCACTCGGTGTTCGCGCTCGGCGACACCATCGCCCGGGAGGTGATGGTGCCCCGCACCGAGATGGTGTGGATCGAGGGGCACAAGACGCTCTCCCAGGCCCTGGCGCTCTTCCTGCGCTCCGGCTTCTCCCGCATCCCGGTGATCGGGGAGAACGTCGACGACGTGCTCGGCGTGCTCTACCTCAAGGACCTCATCCGGCGCACCCGGGGCGGCGACCCGGCCGCGGCCCGGCTCCCGGTGGCCGAGCTGATGCGCCCGGCGACCTTCGTGCCCGAGTCCAAGCCGGTCGACGACCTGCTGTCGGAGATGCAGGCGGCCCGCAACCACCTGGTCATCGTCGTCGACGAGTACGGCGGCACGGGCGGCCTGGTCACGATCGAGGACATCCTGGAGGAGATCGTCGGGGAGATCACCGACGAGTACGATGTCGAACGCCCGCCGGTCGAGCGGCTGGAGGACGGGTCGGTGCGGGTCACCGCCCGGCTGCCGGTCGAGACCCTGGGCGAGCTGTTCGACGTCGAGCTGCCCGCCGACGAGGTGGAGACCGTCGGCGGCCTGCTCGCCCAGGCCCTGGGCCGGGTGCCGATCCCGGGCGCCGAGGCCGAGGTGGCCAGGCTCCGGCTGGTCGCCGAGGGCACCACCGGCCGGCGCAACCGGATCGACACGGTGCTGGTCAGCCGGGTCGAGCCGACCGACACCAGCGACACCACCCCGGGGCGCGGCGAGCCCGCCGAGGCCCGGAGCACCCAGAACCGATCCGAGGAGAGGCAGCACGCCGATGCCTGA